A window from Lactiplantibacillus pentosus encodes these proteins:
- a CDS encoding catalase codes for MTNQKPSDLTTAAGQPWADNQHSQTAGDRGPVLLQDYDLLEKLAHFDRERIPERVVHAKGAGAKGVFELENDMSQYTKADLFNGVGKQTPVILRFSQVAGEKGYPDTVRDVRGFALKFYTQAGNYDIVGNNTPVFFVNDPLKFPDFIHSQKRDPKTNRRTQNMQWDFWAHSPESLHQVTYLMGDRGLPASYRTMNGYGSHTFQWVNQDSQQFWVKYHFISDQGVKNMTAKAAEKAMVQNVDYLQDDLYDAIQKQNYPSWTLYVQIIPYEEGLNYRWDIFDVTKVVSHHDYPLIKVGKLTLNENPTNNFTDIEEAAMSPANLVPGIEVSPDKLLQGRLFSYKDAQRYRLGANFEDLPVNKPVIPVHNYERDGFMKADNQGSEVNYEPNSRRGPQEVPDAAITPDQVTGTTGARPYHYQVDYTTQAGDLYRLMTPAEQDRLIATIRDGLGQVTLPGVKELEIKQFYGADPSYGTRVAEALGMDIEAILKS; via the coding sequence ATGACCAATCAAAAGCCATCGGATTTAACCACTGCAGCTGGACAACCATGGGCTGACAATCAGCATTCGCAAACTGCTGGCGACCGTGGGCCAGTACTGTTACAAGATTACGATTTGTTGGAAAAGCTTGCCCATTTCGACCGTGAACGAATTCCAGAACGGGTCGTCCACGCGAAGGGTGCCGGCGCTAAGGGCGTCTTCGAGCTGGAAAACGACATGAGTCAGTACACGAAGGCGGATTTGTTCAATGGTGTTGGTAAACAAACCCCGGTCATTTTACGATTCTCACAAGTTGCTGGCGAAAAAGGTTATCCGGACACGGTCCGCGATGTGCGCGGCTTTGCCTTGAAGTTCTACACTCAAGCGGGTAATTACGATATTGTCGGCAACAATACGCCGGTCTTTTTCGTCAATGATCCCCTGAAGTTTCCAGATTTCATCCACTCACAAAAACGTGATCCTAAAACCAATCGTCGCACTCAAAACATGCAGTGGGATTTCTGGGCGCACTCACCCGAATCATTGCATCAAGTGACTTATTTGATGGGCGACCGCGGCCTGCCAGCATCCTATCGCACCATGAACGGTTACGGTTCCCACACGTTCCAGTGGGTCAACCAGGATAGTCAACAATTCTGGGTCAAATACCACTTTATCTCAGATCAAGGCGTCAAGAACATGACTGCTAAAGCCGCTGAAAAGGCAATGGTTCAAAACGTAGATTACTTGCAAGATGACTTATATGACGCAATTCAAAAACAAAATTATCCGTCATGGACCTTGTATGTTCAAATCATTCCATATGAAGAAGGCCTGAATTATCGCTGGGATATCTTTGATGTAACTAAGGTCGTTTCTCATCATGATTACCCGTTGATTAAAGTCGGTAAATTGACGCTCAACGAGAATCCAACCAATAACTTTACGGATATTGAGGAAGCTGCCATGTCGCCTGCTAATCTAGTCCCTGGCATTGAGGTCTCCCCTGACAAACTGCTGCAAGGTCGGTTGTTCTCATATAAAGATGCCCAACGCTATCGTCTCGGCGCCAACTTTGAAGATTTGCCAGTCAATAAACCCGTCATTCCCGTTCACAATTACGAACGCGATGGCTTCATGAAAGCTGACAATCAGGGCAGCGAAGTGAACTATGAGCCCAATTCTCGCCGTGGCCCGCAAGAAGTCCCAGACGCGGCAATCACACCTGATCAAGTTACTGGAACGACCGGTGCGCGTCCTTATCACTATCAAGTCGATTACACGACTCAGGCTGGTGACCTCTATCGCCTGATGACACCAGCAGAGCAAGACCGTCTGATTGCCACCATCCGCGATGGTCTGGGTCAAGTAACGCTTCCTGGTGTTAAAGAACTGGAAATCAAACAGTTCTACGGCGCCGACCCCAGCTATGGCACCCGCGTTGCGGAGGCGTTGGGAATGGATATTGAGGCGATTTTGAAATCGTAG
- a CDS encoding YueI family protein translates to MQNEQADLDKRLQNAVFGLPLLKPDEQHRCLGTFSERIELRISFAEALRYDCTQALHAILKTDATYQLLLNGQLDMDIMGRYIRLANQYDMLFAIKNSQYYHTDPDSAAVILCADHALNRDEVDVLARYPKLK, encoded by the coding sequence ATGCAAAACGAACAAGCAGACTTAGATAAACGGCTTCAAAACGCGGTTTTTGGACTGCCATTATTAAAACCGGATGAGCAGCATCGGTGCCTAGGAACTTTTAGTGAACGAATCGAGCTACGAATTTCTTTTGCAGAAGCGCTACGCTATGACTGTACGCAAGCGCTACATGCGATTCTAAAAACTGATGCAACTTATCAGTTATTACTGAATGGTCAACTTGATATGGATATTATGGGACGGTATATTCGCCTGGCTAACCAGTATGACATGTTGTTTGCCATCAAAAATAGTCAATATTATCACACTGATCCGGATAGTGCGGCGGTGATCTTATGTGCCGATCACGCGCTAAACCGCGATGAAGTCGACGTCCTCGCCCGCTATCCAAAATTAAAGTAG
- the rhaD gene encoding rhamnulose-1-phosphate aldolase, with product MTAFIDSPYVRNMAKTTENLYRHGWDERNGGNVSLRLTKEEVEAYTGTDKVLRQISIDFDASELAGKYYLVTGTGRYFKNMVEFPERDMGLIRISEVGNSVDLMWGFNDGGEPTSEFPSHLMSHIARLKKDPDQRVIMHCHPTNLVAMTFTIPLSSKRFSRTLWKMHPESIVVFPEGVGVIPYMCPGTNEIGEKTAAKMADYRVVVWPHHGVFAAGDSLDETYGLVETVEKSALIYTTIRAQGGEVLQSLTDKDFRDLIKRFNLKANEDFLTPDAVGATVD from the coding sequence ATGACAGCATTTATCGATTCACCATATGTACGCAATATGGCTAAAACAACAGAAAATTTATATCGGCACGGTTGGGATGAACGTAACGGTGGTAACGTCAGTCTTCGTTTGACGAAAGAAGAAGTCGAAGCATACACCGGCACCGACAAAGTGTTACGTCAGATTTCAATCGACTTTGATGCGAGCGAACTTGCAGGCAAGTACTATTTGGTTACAGGAACTGGTCGCTATTTCAAGAACATGGTCGAATTCCCAGAACGCGACATGGGCTTGATTCGGATTAGTGAAGTTGGCAACAGTGTTGATTTAATGTGGGGCTTTAATGACGGCGGCGAACCAACGAGTGAATTCCCATCACATTTGATGAGTCACATTGCTCGTCTAAAGAAAGACCCAGATCAACGGGTCATCATGCATTGTCATCCAACTAACTTAGTCGCAATGACTTTCACGATTCCGCTATCATCCAAGCGTTTCAGTCGGACACTCTGGAAGATGCATCCTGAATCAATCGTTGTCTTCCCTGAAGGTGTAGGTGTTATTCCATACATGTGCCCAGGGACCAACGAAATTGGTGAAAAGACCGCTGCTAAGATGGCAGATTACCGGGTCGTTGTATGGCCACATCACGGCGTCTTCGCAGCTGGTGATTCATTGGATGAAACTTATGGATTAGTTGAAACGGTTGAAAAGTCAGCGTTGATCTATACGACGATCCGTGCTCAAGGCGGCGAAGTCTTACAATCATTGACTGACAAGGACTTCCGTGACCTCATCAAGCGCTTTAACTTGAAGGCTAATGAAGATTTCTTAACTCCGGATGCAGTTGGGGCAACGGTTGACTAG
- a CDS encoding L-rhamnose isomerase has protein sequence MVKTDEVEKAYQVAKERYAEIGVDTEKAMEALKKVKLSVHCWQGDDIHGFLNPDQELTGGIGVSGDYPGIARTPDQLTGDLHEALSLIPGSHKVALHTLYAVTDKKKDFNEVGPEDFKYWVDWAKQEGIGLDMNPTFFSHPMVKHNFTLASPEKSVRDYWIEVGKKSREIANYFGQELGQQSVNNFWIPDGFKDNPIDKQTPRERLIESLDEVFAKKYDEKNTIEAVEGKLFGTGIESYTVGSHLFYNNYAISRGKLWTIDAGHWHPTEDVSDKFSAFMPFGKGLMLHVSRPVRWDSDHVVVFDEALQRITRSLVRDNELERTNIGLDFFDATINRVSAWVIGARATQKALLQAMLAPIDDLKKAELNYDFTKRLAVTEELKSFPFGAVWDEFCLKNNTPVGTDWLDEIHNYEQKVQFPRDKKTVNA, from the coding sequence ATGGTTAAAACTGATGAAGTCGAAAAAGCTTATCAAGTCGCAAAAGAACGTTACGCTGAAATCGGTGTCGACACTGAAAAGGCCATGGAAGCCTTAAAGAAGGTTAAGTTATCGGTCCATTGCTGGCAAGGTGATGACATTCATGGTTTCCTGAATCCTGATCAAGAATTAACTGGTGGGATTGGCGTTTCTGGGGACTATCCAGGGATTGCACGGACACCTGACCAATTAACGGGTGATTTACACGAAGCACTGTCATTAATTCCAGGGAGTCATAAAGTGGCTTTGCATACTTTGTATGCGGTCACAGATAAGAAAAAGGACTTCAATGAAGTCGGTCCAGAAGATTTCAAGTATTGGGTAGACTGGGCTAAGCAAGAAGGCATCGGCTTAGATATGAACCCAACCTTCTTCTCACATCCAATGGTTAAACACAACTTTACGTTAGCTAGTCCTGAAAAATCAGTACGGGACTACTGGATCGAAGTTGGTAAGAAATCACGGGAAATCGCTAATTACTTTGGTCAAGAACTGGGACAACAATCAGTTAACAACTTCTGGATTCCAGATGGTTTCAAGGATAACCCAATTGATAAGCAAACACCACGTGAACGTTTAATTGAATCCTTGGATGAAGTCTTTGCTAAGAAGTATGACGAAAAGAATACGATTGAAGCCGTTGAAGGGAAGTTATTCGGGACTGGGATTGAATCCTACACAGTTGGTTCTCACCTGTTCTACAACAACTACGCCATCAGTCGGGGCAAGCTCTGGACGATCGATGCTGGACACTGGCACCCAACTGAAGATGTCTCTGACAAGTTCTCAGCCTTCATGCCATTTGGTAAAGGCTTGATGTTACACGTTTCTCGTCCTGTTCGTTGGGATAGTGATCACGTTGTTGTCTTTGATGAAGCCTTACAACGTATTACACGTTCATTAGTTCGCGATAATGAATTGGAACGGACTAACATTGGTTTGGACTTCTTCGATGCCACTATCAACCGGGTTTCTGCTTGGGTCATTGGTGCACGGGCAACCCAAAAGGCCTTACTCCAAGCAATGTTAGCACCAATTGATGACTTGAAGAAAGCTGAATTGAACTATGACTTTACGAAGCGCTTAGCCGTTACTGAAGAATTGAAGTCCTTCCCATTCGGCGCTGTCTGGGATGAATTCTGCTTGAAGAACAATACCCCTGTTGGCACGGATTGGCTTGATGAAATTCATAATTATGAACAAAAAGTTCAATTTCCACGGGACAAGAAGACTGTTAACGCATAA
- the rhaM gene encoding L-rhamnose mutarotase, with product MVRLGQVMYLHKDAYEEYAKRHAELWPEMKTALKEYGATNYSIFLNKLTGQTFAYLEVPDEATYNKIAETDICKKWWKYMEPLMDTNEDNSPVTTDLQEVFHLD from the coding sequence ATGGTTCGGTTAGGACAAGTGATGTACTTGCATAAGGATGCCTACGAAGAATACGCCAAACGGCATGCGGAACTGTGGCCAGAAATGAAGACAGCGCTCAAGGAATATGGTGCGACGAATTATTCAATTTTCTTAAATAAATTAACTGGTCAAACCTTTGCCTATTTGGAAGTACCCGATGAAGCGACCTATAACAAGATTGCAGAGACAGATATTTGCAAGAAGTGGTGGAAGTATATGGAACCACTGATGGACACGAATGAGGATAATAGTCCGGTTACTACTGATTTACAAGAAGTCTTTCATTTAGATTAA
- the rhaB gene encoding rhamnulokinase produces MKSYIAVDIGASSGRLMLGQQKQGRLTLQEVHRFSNGFAMKDGHDRWDVDHLIDEIFKGLEKVKQMGINDVELGIDTWAVDYVLVGEDGHKLEDPISYRDKRTHNAIQQLTSDLPKEYIYEKTGIQFQDFNTLYQLYKENHQLLAKTDKIMMMPDYLGYVLTGNAVTEITNASTTQMLNLRVGLFDKDLLGKVNVSQDQFPRLVESGSILGNVSHKWHNQYDIPEVEVVTVATHDTASAVVGTPGEGDRWAFLSSGTWSLLGTELNVPENGLQAFHENYTNEWGAYGTYRFLKNIMGLWIAQCVRHELDDKYGFGELAKMAQQVKPFQQFIDINDDRFTNPDNMVKELQDYCRETKQIVPETPGEIFQAIYSNLSLFYANELSKLDRILGYHIDTLNIVGGGSNVALMNQLTSTLANIKVVAGPSEATAVGNIMVQMIASDEVENISAGRRLIAESFDLKRYLPETNKYGDILKEYQQFLTHKAKEMV; encoded by the coding sequence ATGAAATCATATATTGCAGTTGATATTGGTGCTTCCAGCGGTCGCTTGATGCTTGGACAACAAAAGCAAGGTCGATTGACGCTACAAGAAGTTCATCGTTTCTCCAATGGATTCGCGATGAAAGATGGGCATGACCGCTGGGATGTCGACCATTTAATTGATGAGATTTTTAAAGGCCTGGAAAAGGTCAAACAGATGGGCATTAACGACGTTGAGCTGGGGATTGATACTTGGGCTGTCGACTATGTCTTGGTTGGTGAAGATGGCCATAAGTTGGAAGATCCAATTAGCTACCGTGATAAGCGTACGCATAATGCAATCCAACAGTTAACGAGTGATCTACCTAAAGAGTATATTTATGAAAAAACTGGGATTCAATTCCAAGATTTCAATACGCTCTACCAACTTTACAAGGAAAATCATCAACTGTTAGCGAAGACGGACAAGATTATGATGATGCCAGACTACCTGGGTTACGTTTTGACCGGTAATGCGGTTACTGAAATTACGAATGCTTCTACGACCCAGATGTTGAACTTGCGGGTTGGCTTATTCGATAAAGATTTGTTAGGCAAAGTCAACGTGTCACAAGATCAATTTCCACGACTAGTTGAATCTGGTTCAATTCTAGGAAACGTGAGCCACAAATGGCATAACCAGTACGATATTCCGGAAGTGGAAGTCGTGACGGTCGCCACTCATGATACGGCCTCCGCGGTTGTCGGAACGCCAGGTGAAGGTGATCGGTGGGCCTTCTTGAGCTCTGGGACTTGGTCGTTACTCGGAACAGAACTGAACGTGCCAGAAAACGGGCTCCAAGCATTTCATGAAAACTATACCAACGAATGGGGCGCATATGGGACGTACCGCTTCCTGAAAAACATTATGGGATTATGGATTGCGCAATGTGTGCGTCATGAATTGGACGATAAATATGGTTTTGGTGAATTAGCCAAAATGGCCCAACAAGTCAAGCCGTTTCAACAGTTCATTGACATTAACGACGACCGCTTCACTAATCCAGACAATATGGTTAAGGAACTTCAGGACTACTGTCGTGAAACGAAGCAAATTGTTCCGGAGACGCCAGGTGAAATCTTCCAGGCCATCTATTCTAACTTATCGTTGTTCTATGCTAATGAACTGTCTAAGCTGGATCGAATTCTTGGTTACCATATCGATACACTCAATATTGTTGGTGGGGGTAGCAATGTCGCGTTGATGAATCAGCTAACGAGCACACTGGCTAATATTAAAGTTGTTGCTGGTCCGAGCGAAGCAACTGCGGTCGGAAATATCATGGTTCAGATGATCGCTAGTGATGAAGTCGAAAATATTAGTGCGGGACGTCGGCTAATTGCGGAATCGTTCGACTTGAAACGTTATCTGCCAGAAACCAATAAGTATGGCGATATTTTAAAAGAGTATCAACAATTTTTAACTCATAAAGCTAAGGAGATGGTGTAG
- a CDS encoding MFS transporter translates to MSSNKKESHGSTIAVSITNFLDSGSIVAGASGLTLWTKALGLSSFQVGLLGALSANAFGSAIGALIGGHLSDKYGRKVIYTYDMLVYMVGTIIIAASVNFPMLLAGFLITGIAVGAGVPASWTYISETSQSTNRAQNIGISQFAWSLGPAIIFAAGVALSPLGVMGNRILFIFLTIVAFIAWRLQSKLDESQVWVEQKQHERATGEKPHPYRDLFSNAINLKSLFFLIGVYMFWNLVAGAMGFFMPYVYETAGGLTNLQANLLQAVLWVFTAVATYVGFARYGDRANHRIFFGVGAAMAVVSWVVLTFAGMNWTSLWIFVAVWGISAGIGAQAWYALWATELFPTKYRAGSQGVMFFVVRGSAGIWSIIFPTILTTMGFKAAGTFMIGLLLISLIIGVIWTPQTRGKSLEQITKERYGDEFEDEKQSTTKTTINTNATGDAK, encoded by the coding sequence ATGAGTAGTAACAAAAAGGAATCGCACGGTTCAACAATTGCCGTATCAATTACTAATTTTTTGGATTCTGGTTCAATTGTTGCTGGTGCTAGTGGTTTGACTTTATGGACGAAAGCATTGGGATTGTCAAGCTTCCAAGTTGGTTTATTGGGTGCTTTGAGTGCCAACGCGTTTGGTTCAGCGATTGGGGCCTTGATTGGTGGGCATCTATCAGATAAATATGGTCGAAAGGTGATCTACACCTACGATATGTTGGTCTACATGGTCGGAACAATTATCATTGCAGCATCTGTTAACTTTCCAATGCTGTTAGCTGGCTTCCTGATTACTGGGATTGCGGTTGGTGCTGGTGTTCCTGCATCGTGGACTTATATTTCAGAAACATCGCAATCAACTAATCGGGCACAGAATATTGGTATTTCACAATTTGCTTGGTCATTAGGACCCGCAATTATTTTCGCAGCCGGTGTTGCGTTATCGCCACTAGGTGTCATGGGTAATCGAATTTTATTCATTTTCTTAACGATTGTTGCCTTTATTGCATGGCGTCTTCAAAGCAAATTGGACGAATCACAAGTTTGGGTTGAACAGAAACAACATGAACGGGCGACTGGTGAAAAGCCACATCCTTATCGTGATTTATTCTCAAATGCCATTAACTTAAAGTCATTGTTCTTCTTGATTGGTGTTTATATGTTCTGGAACTTGGTTGCCGGGGCAATGGGCTTCTTCATGCCATATGTCTATGAAACTGCCGGTGGATTGACAAACTTACAAGCGAACTTATTACAGGCGGTTCTCTGGGTCTTTACTGCGGTTGCTACCTATGTCGGCTTTGCTCGCTATGGTGACCGTGCAAATCACCGGATCTTCTTTGGTGTTGGTGCCGCGATGGCCGTTGTTTCTTGGGTTGTCTTAACCTTCGCCGGGATGAACTGGACTAGCCTCTGGATCTTCGTTGCTGTTTGGGGAATTTCAGCTGGTATTGGTGCACAAGCATGGTACGCCTTATGGGCAACTGAATTATTCCCAACGAAATATCGTGCAGGTTCTCAAGGTGTTATGTTCTTCGTCGTTCGTGGTTCAGCTGGTATTTGGTCAATCATCTTCCCAACTATCCTGACAACGATGGGATTCAAAGCCGCCGGAACATTCATGATCGGATTATTGCTTATTTCGTTGATTATTGGGGTTATTTGGACACCACAAACACGTGGTAAGTCACTCGAACAAATTACCAAAGAACGTTATGGTGATGAATTTGAAGATGAAAAGCAGTCAACAACGAAAACAACGATTAATACCAATGCTACTGGAGATGCAAAGTAA
- a CDS encoding AraC family transcriptional regulator: MNTRILNFLKQPTLIEEKQKASHRFVEDMPPYAINQELSQKEHGRVLSNYFFRNKDIYISRHNRYADYPTHTHTFLEMNYMLQGSATEIVDGKQITLNTSDLLLLDNGSTHSIKALGENDLLINILFRTKNISISLLNDLRRSNNIFYDFLLSQVINKQNKNRDYLIFTKRRNQEVQATLDRIIEEYYSNNDFSNSIIKSYLSILLVQLVREYPVSGPHQENKTKLLTIKILKVIAQEYKTISLNELAQRYSYNKNYLSNVFKSEVGQTFSEVLTRQRLIQAHTLITSTSLPIATIMDQVGIKNKTFFYRKYKQYYQKLPSADR; the protein is encoded by the coding sequence ATGAACACACGTATTTTAAACTTTTTGAAGCAGCCAACGTTAATTGAAGAAAAACAAAAAGCGTCTCATCGTTTCGTCGAGGATATGCCCCCCTATGCCATTAACCAGGAGCTCTCTCAAAAGGAACACGGACGCGTACTAAGCAATTATTTTTTTAGAAACAAGGACATCTATATCAGTCGTCACAATCGCTATGCTGACTATCCAACCCACACGCACACCTTTTTGGAAATGAATTATATGTTACAAGGAAGTGCCACAGAGATCGTTGATGGAAAGCAGATCACGCTCAATACTAGCGATCTATTACTCCTGGATAACGGCTCTACGCATTCCATTAAAGCGTTGGGTGAGAATGATTTGTTGATCAATATTTTATTTAGGACTAAGAATATTAGTATTAGTTTGTTGAATGATTTGAGGAGGAGTAACAATATCTTTTATGACTTTTTACTTAGTCAGGTTATTAATAAGCAGAATAAGAACCGTGATTATCTGATTTTTACCAAGAGACGGAATCAAGAAGTACAAGCAACCTTAGATAGAATCATCGAAGAATACTACTCTAATAATGATTTTTCAAATAGCATCATTAAGTCGTATCTATCGATTTTACTTGTTCAACTGGTTCGTGAATATCCGGTATCTGGACCACATCAAGAGAATAAAACGAAACTATTAACCATCAAAATTCTAAAAGTCATTGCCCAAGAGTACAAAACAATTAGCCTAAATGAACTGGCCCAACGTTACAGTTATAATAAAAATTATTTGAGCAACGTTTTCAAATCAGAAGTTGGGCAAACCTTCAGTGAGGTATTGACGCGTCAACGTTTAATCCAAGCCCACACCCTAATCACCTCAACGTCGCTTCCAATTGCAACCATCATGGATCAAGTTGGCATCAAGAATAAAACTTTCTTTTACCGAAAATATAAGCAATATTATCAAAAGCTTCCTAGCGCAGATCGTTGA
- a CDS encoding DeoR/GlpR family DNA-binding transcription regulator: MVSRDDRVLHILKILNKHPRISVKRLIELTGESVSTMRRDLIVLEQSGKVKRTFGMVSLLEDTNIEFASPFRYRTHVEEKKVICRLLAKHVIKDNQAMFIDPSTTTAYLPNYLTERQNIKVITDNLQFAVAANQMTNLTLFLTGGSLRPNSNSLLGSHTIQDIGMFRPQLAIVSCSTLDNTGAYIADMEQADVKIAMMRSARESILVADHTKFQSDNSDYIQLAKFPAWSTIVTDVAPADHFLNEMKRLGVKVIYPKAK; this comes from the coding sequence ATGGTAAGTCGAGATGATCGTGTTTTACACATACTTAAGATATTGAATAAGCATCCGAGAATCAGTGTAAAAAGATTAATAGAACTAACAGGTGAAAGCGTCTCTACTATGAGGCGCGATTTGATTGTTTTAGAACAGTCTGGAAAGGTGAAGCGAACGTTCGGAATGGTATCGTTACTGGAAGATACTAATATTGAGTTTGCGTCTCCTTTTCGGTATCGGACGCATGTTGAGGAAAAAAAGGTGATTTGTCGATTGTTGGCGAAGCATGTGATTAAAGACAATCAGGCGATGTTTATCGATCCTAGTACAACCACAGCGTATTTGCCTAACTATCTAACGGAGCGGCAGAATATCAAGGTGATTACGGATAATCTACAATTTGCTGTTGCGGCTAATCAGATGACTAATCTGACACTTTTCTTGACTGGAGGTTCACTACGGCCTAACTCTAACTCGCTATTGGGAAGTCATACGATTCAGGATATTGGCATGTTTCGACCACAGTTAGCGATTGTTTCGTGTAGCACGCTGGATAATACGGGGGCCTATATTGCAGATATGGAACAAGCGGATGTCAAAATTGCGATGATGAGAAGTGCTCGTGAAAGTATCTTGGTTGCTGATCATACGAAGTTTCAGTCTGATAATTCTGACTATATTCAATTAGCAAAATTTCCAGCATGGTCAACAATTGTGACTGATGTTGCACCTGCTGATCATTTTTTGAATGAAATGAAACGACTAGGTGTAAAAGTAATTTATCCAAAAGCTAAGTAG
- a CDS encoding PTS sugar transporter subunit IIA, translating to MNDQDMIQSDLIFLNLDAESRVDLYQQVAAKLLSKGWVKPSYEAALNKREDEFPTGVVSDYISIALPHANPENINKPFVCVVTTKAPIQMLQMGYNTEEKASTFFFLGITKSDDQLVLLQKFMALIQDQEFVTHFTKITDPQEMFNYLSKKFK from the coding sequence ATGAACGATCAAGATATGATTCAATCCGATTTAATTTTTCTGAATCTCGATGCTGAAAGTCGTGTGGACTTATATCAGCAAGTTGCCGCAAAATTGCTTTCAAAAGGATGGGTCAAACCATCGTATGAGGCAGCGTTGAACAAACGCGAAGATGAGTTCCCAACAGGGGTTGTTAGTGATTACATCTCAATTGCGTTACCACACGCAAACCCAGAGAATATCAACAAACCATTTGTGTGTGTCGTGACGACTAAGGCACCTATTCAGATGCTACAAATGGGTTATAACACTGAGGAAAAAGCTAGTACATTCTTTTTCCTTGGTATCACCAAGTCAGATGACCAATTAGTACTATTGCAGAAATTCATGGCATTAATTCAGGATCAGGAATTCGTCACACATTTTACAAAAATCACTGACCCGCAAGAGATGTTCAATTATCTATCGAAAAAGTTCAAATAA
- a CDS encoding PTS sugar transporter subunit IIB: MAKIIVACGSGVASSELVVKHIVDFFDDHHITGVEVEATDFKKLPDILANYDVYVWIARPNEEIQAIVDKHHIASVNGLPIFTGQNPEAAYRDIIAALKAMQA; the protein is encoded by the coding sequence ATGGCAAAAATTATTGTTGCATGTGGGAGCGGAGTTGCTTCCAGCGAACTAGTCGTTAAGCACATTGTTGACTTTTTTGATGATCATCACATTACCGGCGTCGAAGTCGAAGCAACTGATTTCAAGAAGCTACCTGATATTTTAGCGAATTATGATGTGTATGTTTGGATTGCTCGACCAAACGAAGAAATTCAAGCAATCGTCGATAAACATCATATCGCCTCAGTCAACGGGTTGCCAATATTTACAGGCCAGAATCCGGAAGCTGCTTATCGCGATATTATCGCCGCATTAAAAGCCATGCAAGCATAA